Proteins encoded together in one Musa acuminata AAA Group cultivar baxijiao chromosome BXJ3-6, Cavendish_Baxijiao_AAA, whole genome shotgun sequence window:
- the LOC103989824 gene encoding prolyl 4-hydroxylase 1-like yields the protein MKMARSKYVLAFVFFVTFGMIVGSLFQLAFIWQLEESSGTSHWENDKETILVHHGSVRPEILSWSPRIILFHNFLSMQECDYLKAIGRPRLAVSMVIDDETGKGINSKVRTSSGMFLTSEEQNLPIIQAIENRIAVFSQIPAENGEQMQVLRYKQSQFYSVHSDYFTNITHIKKGGQRVATMLMYLNDDVEGGETYFPMAAAGECSCGGTMVRGLCVKPSQGDALLFWSLGLNGRLDPHSLHAGCPVLSGEKWSATKWMRESTLR from the exons ATGAAGATGGCTCGGTCCAAGTATGTCCTCGCTTTTGTCTTCTTCGTCACGTTCGGGATGATTGTGG GTTCTTTGTTTCAATTGGCATTTATCTGGCAATTGGAAGAATCATCTG GCACTTCTCATTGGGAAAATGACAAGGAAACTATTCTGGTTCATCATGGATCT gtAAGACCTGAAATCCTCAGCTGGTCACCACGAATTATTCTTTTTCATAATTTCTTAAGCATGCAG GAATGTGATTATCTTAAAGCAATTGGTAGACCTCGCCTAGCGGTCTCCATGGTGATAGATGACGAAACGGGGAAG GGTATAAATAGTAAGGTTCGAACAAGTTCTGGTATGTTTCTAACTTCAGAAGAGCAAAATTTGCCAATTATACAG GCTATCGAAAACCGGATTGCTGTGTTTTCTCAAATTCCTGCAGAAAATGGTGAGCAAATGCAAGTACtaag GTATAAACAAAGTCAGTTTTACAGTGTACATTCTGATTACTTCACTAACATT ACTCACATAAAGAAAGGAGGCCAACGTGTAGCGACGATGCTAATGTATTTAAACGATGATGTTGAAGGGGGTGAGACCTACTTTCCAATG GCCGCAGCGGGTgaatgcagttgtggaggaacgaTGGTTAGGGGGCTTTGTGTGAAGCCAAGCCAAGGGGATGCACTTCTTTTCTGGAGCTTG GGGCTTAATGGAAGACTTGATCCACACAGTTTGCATGCAGGATGTCCAGTACTAAGTGGGGAGAAGTGGTCAGCCACAAAATGGATGAGGGAAAGTACTTTACGTTGA
- the LOC135640843 gene encoding uncharacterized protein LOC135640843, giving the protein MASVEVESAPVVEVPADVPVATVVEAEPAPAPAVEAEPAPAPAVDEPKEEEEETPAEEAAAAAEPEETPAEEPAAEPVATEAEPAAAEPTEEAKPEAEPEAAAPVAEETTDPTVEEPEAATEEAAAPAAAEEAAAEPAVASE; this is encoded by the exons ATGGCTTCTGTTGAG GTCGAATCAGCTCCTGTCGTTGAGGTTCCGGCTGATGTCCCGGTTGCTACTGTCGTCGAGGCCGAACCTGCACCTGCGCCGGCCGTCGAGGCCGAACCTGCTCCTGCTCCGGCCGTCGACGagcccaaagaagaagaagaagaaaccccagcagaagaagcagcagcagcagcagagcctGAGGAGACGCCGGCTGAAGAGCCCGCGGCTGAGCCCGTAGCCACCGAGGCCGAACCGGCAGCAGCGGAGCCTACCGAGGAGGCAAAGCCGGAGGCTGAACCCGAGGCCGCCGCTCCCGTAGCTGAGGAGACCACGGATCCGACGGTCGAGGAGCCGGAGGCGGCAACCGAAGAAGCTGCTGCACCGGCCGCCGCCGAGGAGGCTGCAGCGGAGCCGGCCGTGGCCTCGGAGTGA
- the LOC135640022 gene encoding uncharacterized protein At5g48480-like yields the protein MADVALLGFKPQLVVPGMKAEAAVQFYKAAFGAEEIGRVTHPKRKAEQECPLILSAELKIGSSLILVSDCFDAAGEESAAAAGGGGIAFRLEAEDVDAAVKKAVAAGAEVMSEVLEEEGSLLGKVKDPFGVVWAIAAVGKKSPEPEA from the exons ATGGCGGATGTGGCGTTGCTGGGTTTCAAGCCGCAGCTGGTTGTGCCGGGGATGAAGGCGGAGGCGGCTGTGCAGTTCTACAAGGCGGCATTCGGGGCGGAGGAGATCGGGAGGGTGACGCACCCGAAGCGCAAGGCGGAACAGGAGTGTCCCCTCATCCTCTCCGCCGAGCTCAAGATCGGCTCCTCCCTCATCCTCGTCAGCGACTGCTTCGACGCTGC AGGAGAGGAGAGTGCCGCAGCCGCTGGAGGCGGTGGGATCGCGTTCCGGCTGGAGGCGGAGGACGTGGACGCGGCCGTGAAGAAGGCGGTGGCTGCTGGTGCGGAGGTCATGAGCGAGGTGTTGGAGGAGGAAGGCAGCCTTCTCGGGAAGGTGAAGGACCCGTTCGGTGTCGTCTGGGCCATCGCGGCCGTCGGGAAGAAGAGCCCCGAGCCCGAGGCTTGA
- the LOC135639492 gene encoding L-type lectin-domain containing receptor kinase IX.1-like, whose product MIPWLPLLSSVTSIFFFFFYFFARIPFTACTGFSFPSFAATDLISLSGGSAISNGSLQLSDGRVVRNAGGAYYAQPIQLWRPTTNETTDFATYFEFVISFPGGSSNSSSGGGFAFFLAPGDSLDYQNLTGSLFSLSNDTTTNKRLLAVEFDSFRDQNSSSNGTAGNNDTLAAQVSYNATSKALFVSVKNLHVSSSNSSSLDLTQKVDMRQVLPEKVLVGFSVTNGSKVVVQKITKWNFSSTLEAEGGGTLEAEGGGGRRAFKKWMLIPIAALVLAAVVVATVSACYVWGGQGSILFAILTVVERIARLVSLPLVWCGFVKRMWEGEQDKNNGESLMDDEFSTGTGPRRFSYKELVTATSNFSEKRKLGEGGFGGVYKGFLNRSGKEVAVKKISSKSKQGKKEYASEVKIISRLRHRNLVQLIGWCHERGEFLLVYEFLPNGSLDYHLFNRKTTLPWGIRYNIALGLASALLYLHEEWEQCVVHRDVKSSNVMLDSGFNAKLGDFGLARLVDHQLGQHATGPAGTLGYLAPECFNTGKASKESDVYSFGIVALEIATGRRAVEHSKDEDEVRLVDWVWEMNGRGRLLHTADRSLDKDYDAKQIERLMLVGLWCAHPDHTQRPSMREVIQAFTFEGAIPDLPRTMPVPVFAVPPVQGSNSSTPTVTFGSLTTGR is encoded by the coding sequence ATGATCCCTTGGTTGCCACTCCTGTCATCGGTCacctccatcttcttcttcttcttctacttctttgcGCGGATCCCTTTCACAGCCTGCACCGGCTTCTCCTTCCCCTCGTTCGCGGCGACCGATTTGATCTCTCTATCCGGCGGCTCCGCCATTTCCAACGGTTCCCTCCAGCTGAGCGATGGCCGAGTCGTGCGCAACGCCGGCGGGGCTTACTACGCTCAGCCCATCCAGCTGTGGCGCCCTACGACCAACGAGACCACCGACTTCGCCACCTACTTCGAATTCGTGATCTCATTCCCGGGTGGCTCTTCGAACTCGTCCTCCGGTGGCGGGTTTGCCTTCTTCTTGGCTCCGGGGGACTCGCTCGATTACCAGAATCTGACCGGGAGTCTGTTCAGTTTATCCAACGACACCACGACCAACAAGCGCTTGCTTGCAGTGGAATTCGATTCATTTCGAGACCAGAACTCGAGTTCCAATGGCACCGCCGGGAACAACGACACGCTGGCGGCGCAGGTCTCCTACAACGCGACCTCCAAGGCTCTCTTCGTCAGTGTCAAGAATCTACACGTAAGTAGCTCCAACTCCAGCTCGCTAGATCTCACTCAGAAGGTGGACATGAGACAAGTCCTACCGGAGAAGGTGTTGGTAGGCTTCTCGGTCACCAACGGATCCAAAGTCGTGGTTCAGAAGATAACCAAGTGGAACTTTTCATCAACTCTTGAAGCCGAAGGCGGAGGAACTCTTGAAGCCGAaggcggaggaggaagacgagCCTTCAAGAAATGGATGTTGATTCCAATCGCAGCTTTGGTACTTGCAGCAGTAGTAGTAGCAACAGTCTCAGCTTGCTACGTCTGGGGAGGACAAGGATCTATACTGTTTGCAATTCTGACGGTGGTAGAGAGAATAGCAAGATTGGTTTCTCTTCCTTTGGTGTGGTGTGGATTCGTGAAGAGAATGTGGGAGGGTGAACAGGATAAGAACAATGGTGAATCATTGATGGATGATGAGTTCAGTACGGGGACAGGGCCCCGGAGATTCTCGTACAAGGAGCTGGTCACTGCAACGAGCAACTTCTCGGAGAAACGAAAGCTCGGGGAAGGAGGGTTCGGAGGCGTCTACAAAGGCTTCCTGAATCGCTCGGGGAAGGAGGTCGCGGTGAAGAAGATCTCCAGCAAATCAAAACAGGGGAAGAAGGAGTACGCATCGGAGGTGAAGATCATCAGCCGGCTGAGACATCGAAACCTGGTGCAGTTGATCGGTTGGTGCCACGAGCGCGGCGAGTTCCTCCTCGTCTATGAGTTCCTCCCCAACGGAAGCCTCGACTACCACCTGTTCAACCGGAAGACCACCCTCCCGTGGGGGATCAGATACAACATCGCGCTCGGCCTGGCCTCGGCCCTGCTCTACCTCCACGAGGAGTGGGAGCAGTGCGTGGTGCACAGAGACGTCAAGTCCAGCAACGTGATGCTGGACTCCGGGTTCAACGCCAAGCTGGGGGACTTCGGCCTCGCGAGGCTGGTCGACCACCAGCTCGGCCAGCACGCGACTGGGCCGGCGGGGACGCTGGGCTACCTGGCGCCGGAGTGCTTCAACACGGGCAAGGCCAGCAAGGAGTCGGACGTGTACAGCTTCGGCATCGTGGCACTGGAGATCGCGACGGGGAGGAGAGCGGTGGAGCACAGCAAGGATGAGGACGAGGTGAGGTTGGTGGATTGGGTGTGGGAGATGAACGGGAGGGGCAGGCTGCTGCACACCGCCGACCGAAGCCTCGACAAGGACTACGACGCGAAGCAGATCGAGCGGCTGATGCTGGTGGGGTTGTGGTGCGCTCACCCGGATCACACGCAGAGGCCGTCCATGAGGGAGGTGATCCAGGCCTTCACCTTCGAGGGAGCGATACCGGATCTTCCCAGGACGATGCCTGTTCCCGTCTTTGCCGTGCCACCGGTGCAAGGATCGAACTCCAGCACGCCGACAGTCACCTTCGGAAGCCTCACGACCGGTCGGTAG
- the LOC135640565 gene encoding uncharacterized protein LOC135640565, with protein sequence MGAIEQSKQAAVERHGRGNGVFGGNELASRCEPKPCLVKKPKDTMNRRHIPAFGKWDYSDDLPITQYFESAVQAGLVPGQFLGEDAHLFKVPPVGPEKPAHHHQQQQRKKGEKQHRNGQERKQAGEECDTTARRLRAPKAVDEDLYKIPPELLCRKPKRKKLLRSLWSGCLGLNCIA encoded by the exons ATGGGAGCCATTGAGCAAAGCAAACAGGCAGCGGTAGAGAGACATGGCAGAGGGAATGGGGTCTTTGGTGGCAACGAGTTGGCTTCCCGATGTGAGCCTAAGCCATGCCTCGTAAAGAAGCCAAAG GATACGATGAACAGGCGGCACATTCCAGCATTCGGGAAGTGGGACTACTCTGATGATCTACCCATCACGCAGTACTTCGAGTCTGCGGTGCAGGCTGGCTTAGTCCCAGGCCAATTCCTTGGAGAAGATGCTCATCTGTTCAAGGTGCCACCAGTAGGCCCAGAGAAACCAGCTCATCACCACCAACAGCAGCAGAGAAAG AAAGGAGAGAAGCAGCATCGGAACGGGCAAGAGAGAAAGCAAGCAGGGGAGGAGTGTGACACCACCGCAAGGAGGCTGAGAGCTCCCAAGGCTGTGGACGAGGACTTGTACAAGATCCCACCTGAGCTCCTCTGCCGGAAGCCCAAGAGG AAGAAGTTGCTGAGGAGCTTGTGGTCAGGATGCCTGGGACTCAACTGCATTGCGTGA